The Brachyspira aalborgi genome has a segment encoding these proteins:
- a CDS encoding phosphate/phosphite/phosphonate ABC transporter substrate-binding protein, which yields MKTILLGAVAYDPKVVGIWDIIRDYSNEYGCKLDYVLFSNYERQVDSLLKGHIDIAWNTNVAWIRTLYATDNKAKAIAMRDTDLHWSTKFVVKKDSKIKNIEDLKGKKLGVGSADSSQANIMAIYYLNKNGLKIKESDINNLEIDNESVNIIRYNSDLGKHGDTGRSEWDVLEGLKNGSLDAGTIGSNTWIRILEEGLYPDGDLISFYTSPDFCHCNFTVMPNIDSEISDNFVKMLMSQKKENPIIKKMMAMEGLNEWIITGEKELKGYDTLYEAMREQKLL from the coding sequence ATGAAAACTATATTATTAGGCGCGGTAGCTTATGACCCTAAAGTGGTTGGAATTTGGGATATAATAAGAGATTATAGCAACGAATACGGATGCAAGCTCGATTATGTTTTATTTTCAAATTATGAAAGGCAAGTAGATTCTTTATTAAAAGGACATATAGATATAGCTTGGAATACAAATGTCGCTTGGATAAGAACATTATACGCGACAGACAATAAAGCTAAAGCTATAGCTATGAGAGATACCGATTTACATTGGTCTACAAAATTTGTAGTTAAAAAAGATAGCAAAATAAAAAATATTGAAGATTTGAAAGGCAAAAAACTTGGAGTTGGAAGCGCCGATTCTTCTCAAGCTAATATAATGGCTATTTATTATCTAAATAAAAACGGATTAAAAATTAAAGAATCCGATATTAATAATTTAGAAATAGATAACGAAAGCGTAAACATTATAAGATATAATTCCGATTTGGGAAAACATGGAGATACAGGCAGAAGCGAATGGGATGTATTGGAAGGCTTAAAAAATGGTTCTTTGGATGCGGGAACTATAGGCTCTAATACTTGGATAAGAATTTTGGAAGAAGGATTATATCCTGACGGAGATTTAATCTCTTTTTACACAAGCCCCGATTTTTGTCATTGCAACTTCACGGTTATGCCAAATATCGATTCTGAAATATCGGATAATTTTGTTAAAATGCTTATGTCTCAAAAAAAGGAAAATCCTATTATAAAAAAAATGATGGCTATGGAAGGCTTGAACGAGTGGATAATTACGGGCGAGAAAGAGCTTAAAGGATACGACACTTTATACGAGGCTATGAGAGAACAAAAATTATTATAA
- a CDS encoding ferritin-like domain-containing protein — translation MSYNHSKSIFLGDIPIGKSFFFRIENALLVSKKDDIIEIISFYNNLENDLKSYCIFKGEIFLDKKNNKELYSYYIKKKSNDNFPKFEADINRLESNPPLNIGLAPRNSLPEEGSPNYGFDLHYKEDLWNNNISKLYEESKKTQWNTSVDIDWDNIPNYDKDMEFAIAQIMTYLTENEFSALYVPSKFIAKVSPYFYEIPVFLSSLINDEARHIEAFIKRANINGMGVQYSSIITQNSLYTLYAESNYIKSSFLLHVMGEGTFLDLLSFLEKYTKDEPTQKLLRLVRIDETRHVRYGTNHIKEILKHNPNKVNILKEAVFKRKEYLDELNGESTLLIESMAFLAGGGTSYNQYKNGMELVSELKNQMHENRVQRLTEIGIDEDLAVDISKKHTPNFM, via the coding sequence ATGAGTTATAATCATAGCAAAAGTATATTTTTGGGCGATATTCCCATCGGCAAATCGTTTTTCTTTAGGATTGAAAACGCTCTTTTAGTTTCTAAAAAGGACGATATTATAGAGATAATTTCGTTTTACAATAATCTTGAAAACGATTTAAAATCCTACTGCATATTTAAAGGCGAAATATTTTTAGATAAGAAAAATAATAAAGAATTATATAGCTACTATATAAAGAAAAAGTCGAACGATAATTTTCCAAAATTTGAAGCTGATATTAATCGTTTAGAAAGCAATCCTCCGTTAAATATAGGACTCGCTCCAAGAAATAGTTTGCCTGAAGAAGGCTCTCCAAATTACGGTTTTGACTTGCATTATAAAGAGGATTTATGGAATAATAATATTTCAAAACTTTACGAAGAAAGCAAAAAAACTCAATGGAATACTTCTGTCGATATAGATTGGGATAATATACCGAATTACGATAAAGATATGGAATTTGCTATAGCTCAAATTATGACATATTTAACAGAAAACGAATTTTCAGCTTTATATGTGCCAAGTAAATTTATAGCAAAAGTTAGTCCGTATTTTTACGAGATTCCCGTATTTTTATCTTCTCTAATTAATGACGAAGCGAGACATATAGAAGCGTTTATTAAAAGAGCGAATATAAACGGCATGGGAGTTCAATATTCTTCGATTATTACTCAAAATTCTTTATATACTTTATACGCCGAAAGTAATTATATAAAATCGAGCTTTTTGTTGCATGTAATGGGAGAAGGAACTTTTTTGGATTTACTGAGTTTTTTAGAAAAATATACAAAAGACGAACCGACTCAAAAATTATTAAGATTGGTTAGAATAGACGAAACTCGACATGTTAGATACGGAACGAATCATATTAAAGAAATATTAAAACATAATCCTAATAAAGTGAATATTTTAAAAGAAGCGGTATTTAAAAGAAAAGAATATTTGGACGAATTAAACGGAGAATCGACTTTATTAATAGAATCTATGGCTTTTCTTGCGGGCGGCGGAACTTCTTATAATCAGTATAAAAACGGAATGGAACTTGTAAGCGAACTTAAAAATCAAATGCATGAAAATAGAGTTCAAAGACTAACAGAAATAGGAATAGACGAAGACTTGGCGGTGGATATATCGAAAAAACATACGCCTAATTTTATGTGA
- a CDS encoding acyl-CoA dehydrogenase family protein → MSKIFEDAIKFAEQHVKPYTEEVDKNGRFPKEAYNELRKQGYMGLIVPKEYGGMGGGAKEHAEVVHALANYCATTGLCYMMHNAGTKCLIDYGTEEQKKEFLPKIAKGEVAIALAYSESGSGTHFGSPDMTETKSGSRIILNGRKSFVTSALFADYYLTLTNSCENKGTLNNWLVHNNSKGITHEENKWDGLGMRGNASMPVAYDNVELDISYRIGKEGDGENQCGSVLPYFVVGLGAVYSGLARNAYNCILDYTKNRKYTSGQSLADIEMVQVNLAEIYTKMQSAVAFTFASAESLDNNEADSGLKIFACRINSIEIAVEVCQKAMKLGGGNAYAKRLPLERYMRDALAAPVMAPGIDVLKTWLGKAIVS, encoded by the coding sequence ATGAGTAAAATTTTTGAAGATGCAATTAAATTTGCAGAACAGCATGTTAAACCTTATACGGAAGAGGTTGACAAAAACGGAAGATTTCCGAAAGAAGCCTATAACGAATTAAGAAAACAAGGCTATATGGGGCTTATAGTTCCAAAAGAATACGGAGGAATGGGCGGAGGAGCTAAAGAGCATGCCGAAGTAGTTCATGCATTGGCTAATTACTGCGCTACAACGGGATTATGTTATATGATGCATAACGCTGGAACTAAATGCTTAATTGATTACGGAACTGAAGAACAGAAAAAAGAATTCTTGCCTAAAATTGCGAAAGGAGAAGTTGCAATAGCTTTGGCATATAGCGAAAGCGGAAGCGGAACGCATTTTGGAAGTCCCGATATGACGGAAACTAAATCTGGAAGTAGAATAATATTAAACGGAAGAAAGAGTTTCGTTACAAGCGCATTATTTGCCGACTATTATTTAACTCTTACCAATTCTTGCGAAAATAAGGGAACATTAAATAATTGGCTCGTTCATAATAATTCAAAAGGAATTACCCATGAAGAAAATAAATGGGACGGTTTAGGAATGAGAGGAAATGCGTCTATGCCCGTAGCTTACGATAATGTGGAACTTGATATTTCTTATAGAATAGGCAAAGAAGGAGACGGAGAAAATCAATGCGGAAGCGTTTTACCTTATTTCGTTGTCGGTTTGGGAGCGGTTTATAGCGGACTTGCAAGAAACGCTTATAATTGCATTTTAGATTATACAAAAAATAGAAAATATACAAGCGGACAATCTTTAGCCGATATTGAAATGGTGCAAGTAAATTTAGCCGAAATATATACAAAAATGCAATCTGCCGTAGCGTTTACATTTGCATCAGCCGAAAGCCTCGACAATAACGAAGCCGATTCTGGATTAAAAATATTTGCTTGCAGAATAAACTCTATTGAAATAGCGGTAGAAGTTTGTCAGAAAGCCATGAAATTGGGCGGAGGAAACGCTTATGCAAAAAGGCTTCCGTTAGAAAGATATATGAGAGACGCTTTGGCTGCGCCCGTTATGGCTCCTGGTATCGATGTATTAAAAACATGGCTTGGAAAGGCTATAGTTTCTTAA
- a CDS encoding Eco57I restriction-modification methylase domain-containing protein, protein MKYIKNNYFSDRVLRVDLKKYFDDDKNCQTAFDYIKNLYYKNNLEKLNESQLEENFIKPILNDIFEYKYLTQEKITIFGQQLKPDYILFPNEKAKKNYIDKKDYKDILLIFEAKEWARELDTKTIAQSPHMQLVRYNMFIGVRYGILSNGKEWRLYDLKDKKSEKIFFSIDLEDIIKNDDYEFFQYFYYIFRKKYFIAEEKEIESKADKISIINEMAINEIEEDLKNIIYGDNSIIEKIGQILYRNYNDRSLNELFNQSIIMAYRLLFISYFETKYESQLFYEHDNYKIKALFTLYKNLEKHFSGAKVNPKLNAYKELCDLFNILDEGSVPFNIPLLNGGLFEKNKAPLLHNEKLFTNEEVFDILKELLQIRDDKNKINIRNFAIMSVTHIGNIYEGLLQYNFRKAGNDKTYYLEYRDDTNKSKNGYYDIHDYQLMKKNKNIKIDIEKEIEPNSIYLVNNSNERKMSASYYTPASISNFMVKDAVNIILNEKKYKENILSLKVLDNACGSGHFLVDFLDALTENIYSRIFNGEKKEGDFYYLYDFIIKEKDKIKENLKKYNLDDLEIDELQILKRILLKKIIYGVDINYFSVELTRLSLWLKTFIFGTPLSFIEHHIKEGNSLIGSSIEEGNKIFSESEKSDEFFKTNFKEIFDDLKNISEKLSSLPDSTTEEIENSKKIYSEEIYPKQKRLSQILDLITYKKLSASLKKKKETEILSLDTYGIFTNIENYIDLENEDALLEVGRIKNKYKFFHYDIEFPESYNYGFDIIIGNPPWDKVKLDDKDFFSKYRSNYRTMKNSEKKATQDNLLKYSKEIKEEYLNTGIYINTLSSYYNKYYPLNEGAGDTNLYKLFMERNINLLSQKGSLIYITPSTWSYEEGSINLRKYIFDNIKFKYFYQFENRNKIFRDVDSRYKFAIWSLQKLNPDKSKADFDKLPCFFMELETDRLYNEKIKDIFYSLNFSRNLFYDSYMIPEIRDKNDLKILQKTYSVGKIIDTNYIDFYNELHLTIDKDIFLEDRNNNEMFLYQGRMINQFNSSFEKPQYFVDENELKKRILSKEIYRMIQNIYEEKNINNLKRNNKSKEATILEYFNFDKREDLEKYIVYDYNFPRLAFRGVASNTNERTLISAILPPNSTAGNSLYLSYSKKYYLENKDIKIKKIPFERLLWVNAIFNSVIIDYIIRLYVDMAVNKIYLMKIPLIHASEEELKKNPYNEIIENAFVLNLYNNKELKSLYKTSVEIPKNDKDYNMIQIRNDILIAKLYNITFEEFARIVDSFKVLKNKYPEYTNTLIDKARSEL, encoded by the coding sequence ATGAAATATATTAAGAATAATTATTTTTCCGACAGAGTTTTAAGAGTGGATTTAAAAAAGTATTTTGACGATGATAAAAATTGCCAAACTGCTTTTGATTATATAAAAAATCTTTATTATAAAAATAATTTAGAAAAGTTAAACGAAAGCCAATTAGAAGAAAATTTTATAAAACCTATATTAAACGATATATTTGAATATAAATATTTAACTCAAGAAAAAATTACAATATTCGGACAACAATTAAAACCCGATTATATTTTATTTCCAAACGAAAAAGCAAAAAAGAATTATATCGATAAGAAAGATTATAAAGATATATTATTAATATTCGAGGCTAAAGAATGGGCAAGAGAGCTTGACACAAAAACAATAGCGCAATCTCCGCATATGCAACTTGTTCGTTATAATATGTTTATAGGCGTTCGATACGGAATATTGTCAAACGGCAAAGAATGGAGATTATATGATTTGAAAGATAAAAAGTCAGAAAAAATATTCTTTTCTATAGATTTGGAAGATATTATTAAAAATGACGATTACGAATTTTTTCAATATTTTTACTATATTTTTAGAAAAAAGTATTTTATAGCCGAAGAAAAAGAAATTGAAAGCAAAGCGGATAAAATAAGCATCATAAACGAAATGGCGATAAATGAAATAGAAGAAGATTTAAAAAATATAATATATGGCGACAATTCCATTATAGAAAAAATAGGACAGATTTTATATAGAAATTATAACGATAGAAGTCTAAACGAGTTGTTTAATCAATCAATAATTATGGCTTATAGATTATTATTCATATCCTATTTTGAAACTAAATACGAAAGTCAATTATTTTATGAACATGACAATTATAAAATTAAAGCGTTGTTTACATTGTATAAAAATTTAGAAAAACATTTTAGCGGAGCAAAAGTTAATCCTAAATTAAACGCTTATAAAGAACTATGCGATTTATTTAATATTTTAGACGAAGGAAGCGTTCCTTTTAATATTCCTCTTTTAAATGGCGGATTATTTGAAAAGAATAAAGCTCCTTTGCTTCATAATGAAAAATTATTTACTAACGAGGAGGTATTTGATATTTTAAAAGAACTTTTGCAAATAAGAGATGATAAGAACAAAATAAATATTAGAAATTTTGCGATTATGTCGGTTACTCATATTGGAAATATTTACGAAGGCTTATTGCAATATAATTTTAGAAAAGCGGGAAACGATAAAACATATTATTTGGAATATAGAGACGATACGAATAAATCAAAAAACGGTTATTATGATATTCACGATTATCAATTAATGAAAAAGAATAAAAATATAAAAATAGATATTGAAAAAGAAATAGAGCCTAATTCTATTTATTTGGTTAATAATTCAAACGAAAGAAAAATGAGCGCAAGTTATTATACTCCAGCTTCAATTTCAAATTTTATGGTAAAAGACGCCGTTAATATTATTTTAAATGAGAAAAAATACAAGGAAAATATACTTTCTTTAAAAGTTTTAGATAACGCTTGCGGAAGCGGACATTTTTTAGTGGATTTTTTGGACGCTTTAACGGAAAACATTTATTCGAGAATATTTAACGGAGAGAAAAAAGAGGGAGATTTTTATTATTTATACGATTTTATAATTAAAGAAAAAGATAAAATTAAAGAGAATTTGAAAAAATACAATTTAGACGATTTGGAAATAGACGAACTTCAAATATTAAAAAGAATTTTATTAAAGAAAATAATATACGGAGTAGATATAAATTATTTTTCGGTAGAACTTACCCGTTTAAGTTTGTGGCTTAAAACTTTTATATTTGGAACTCCTTTAAGTTTTATAGAACATCACATTAAAGAAGGCAATTCATTAATCGGCTCTTCGATAGAGGAAGGAAATAAAATATTCAGCGAAAGCGAAAAATCGGACGAATTTTTTAAAACAAATTTTAAAGAAATATTTGACGACTTGAAAAATATATCCGAAAAATTATCATCTTTACCAGATAGCACAACGGAAGAAATTGAAAACTCTAAAAAAATATACTCTGAAGAAATATATCCAAAACAAAAAAGATTGTCTCAAATACTAGATTTAATAACATATAAAAAATTATCGGCATCTCTCAAAAAGAAAAAAGAAACGGAAATTTTAAGTTTGGATACTTACGGAATTTTTACAAATATTGAAAATTATATCGACTTAGAGAATGAAGACGCTTTATTAGAAGTCGGAAGAATAAAAAATAAATATAAATTTTTTCATTACGATATTGAATTTCCAGAAAGTTATAATTACGGTTTCGATATTATTATAGGAAATCCGCCTTGGGATAAAGTAAAATTGGACGATAAAGATTTTTTCTCAAAATATAGAAGCAATTATAGAACGATGAAAAATAGCGAGAAAAAAGCTACTCAAGATAATTTGCTTAAATACTCTAAAGAAATTAAAGAAGAATATTTGAATACGGGAATTTATATAAATACATTGTCGTCATATTATAATAAATATTATCCGCTAAACGAAGGAGCGGGCGATACGAATTTATATAAACTTTTTATGGAAAGAAATATAAATTTACTTTCGCAAAAAGGTTCTTTGATTTATATAACTCCTTCTACTTGGAGTTACGAGGAAGGCTCGATTAATTTGAGGAAATATATTTTTGACAATATTAAATTTAAATATTTTTATCAATTTGAAAATAGAAATAAAATTTTTAGAGATGTGGATTCGAGATATAAATTCGCGATTTGGAGTTTGCAAAAATTAAATCCCGACAAATCAAAAGCAGATTTTGACAAATTGCCTTGCTTTTTTATGGAGCTTGAAACCGACAGACTTTATAACGAAAAAATAAAAGATATATTTTATTCGCTCAATTTTTCAAGAAATTTATTTTACGACTCTTATATGATTCCCGAAATTAGAGACAAAAACGATTTGAAAATATTGCAAAAAACTTATTCGGTTGGAAAAATTATCGACACAAATTATATAGATTTTTACAATGAACTTCATTTAACTATTGATAAAGATATATTTTTGGAAGATAGAAATAATAACGAAATGTTTCTTTATCAAGGCAGAATGATTAATCAATTCAATTCTTCTTTTGAAAAGCCTCAATATTTTGTGGACGAAAACGAGCTTAAGAAAAGAATTCTTTCAAAAGAAATTTATAGAATGATACAAAATATTTACGAAGAAAAAAATATAAATAATTTGAAACGAAACAATAAAAGCAAAGAAGCTACAATTTTGGAATATTTTAATTTCGATAAAAGAGAGGATTTGGAAAAATATATAGTTTATGATTATAATTTTCCAAGATTGGCTTTTAGAGGAGTAGCGAGCAATACTAATGAAAGAACTTTAATAAGCGCAATTCTTCCGCCAAACTCTACGGCGGGAAATTCTTTATATTTGTCTTATTCAAAAAAATATTATTTGGAAAATAAAGATATAAAAATAAAGAAAATTCCTTTTGAAAGGCTTTTGTGGGTTAATGCGATTTTCAATAGCGTTATTATAGATTATATAATTCGTTTATATGTAGACATGGCGGTTAATAAAATATATTTAATGAAAATTCCTTTGATACATGCATCGGAAGAAGAATTAAAGAAAAATCCTTATAACGAAATAATTGAAAATGCTTTTGTTTTAAATTTATATAATAATAAAGAATTGAAATCTCTTTATAAAACGAGCGTTGAAATTCCTAAAAACGATAAAGATTATAATATGATTCAAATAAGAAACGATATTTTGATTGCCAAACTTTATAATATAACTTTCGAGGAATTTGCAAGAATTGTCGATAGTTTTAAAGTTCTTAAAAATAAATACCCAGAATATACAAATACTTTAATAGATAAAGCAAGAAGCGAATTATAA
- a CDS encoding TonB C-terminal domain-containing protein translates to MRNKIIRRKDTIFAIIVSLILHIFVFSFINTSIMKSVFAYDRAEELEENIKKDDYMFLVETPDIEEEEKNEEDTLFASDKSLRSRGQINVNPSKTFSDTSVFSFFGDGANSPIVERRENISPNNNDNNIKRNELGENISREKVETYKPKNPGIKGNTKIPASFEDGADRAVVLSSQTGGIQLGTKAQEYFWYFYSLVGSIRDSWYLTIPNQAHYLGLLRTDEVEVLISIDEDGNILFEKFLKKSQIGQGSLDNSCSKAIEYAKKLKPPPQGLLRDYAENGKVYIPFKFIYQNFSMD, encoded by the coding sequence ATGAGAAATAAAATAATCAGAAGAAAAGACACGATTTTTGCAATAATAGTTTCGTTAATTTTGCATATATTTGTTTTTAGTTTTATAAATACTTCTATTATGAAATCGGTTTTTGCCTATGACAGAGCCGAAGAATTGGAAGAAAATATAAAAAAAGACGATTATATGTTTTTAGTCGAAACGCCCGATATTGAAGAAGAAGAAAAAAACGAAGAGGATACTCTTTTTGCTTCCGACAAATCTTTAAGGTCGAGAGGACAGATAAATGTTAATCCTTCAAAAACTTTTTCAGACACTTCTGTATTTTCATTTTTCGGAGACGGAGCAAATAGTCCGATAGTCGAAAGAAGAGAAAATATATCTCCAAATAATAACGATAATAATATAAAAAGAAACGAATTAGGCGAAAATATAAGCAGAGAAAAAGTTGAAACTTATAAACCTAAAAATCCTGGAATTAAAGGAAATACAAAAATTCCCGCTTCTTTTGAAGACGGAGCGGACAGAGCGGTTGTTCTTTCGAGCCAAACGGGAGGCATTCAATTAGGAACGAAGGCTCAAGAATATTTTTGGTATTTTTATTCTTTAGTAGGTTCAATAAGAGATTCTTGGTATTTAACGATTCCAAATCAAGCGCATTATTTAGGACTTTTGAGAACGGACGAAGTTGAAGTTTTAATTTCAATAGACGAAGACGGAAATATTTTATTTGAAAAGTTTTTAAAGAAATCTCAAATTGGACAAGGCAGTTTAGATAATTCCTGTTCAAAAGCGATAGAATACGCTAAAAAATTAAAACCGCCACCTCAAGGCTTACTTAGAGATTATGCGGAAAACGGGAAGGTGTATATACCGTTTAAGTTTATATATCAGAATTTTAGCATGGATTAA
- a CDS encoding aldo/keto reductase, with translation MINVKLNNGIEMPILGLGIYKITDKKELYNAVKWAIDSGYRKFDTAQFYDNERELGEAIRKTGIDREKVFITTKIWNTNQGYKSTRESFEESLKKLNMDYVDLLLIHWPGQKKERYLDTWRALENIYQIKKARAIGVSNFEIKHLNDIFANCVIAPVINQIERHPNLNRKELIEFCKSHNMNIEAWSPLARGKLIDNKTLESIAEKYNKTVAQIILRWNIENKIVVIPKSITKERIEENIDIFDFSLEEEDIKKIDSMNNNKRTGFDPMEFDF, from the coding sequence ATGATAAATGTAAAATTAAACAATGGAATCGAAATGCCGATTTTAGGACTTGGAATATATAAAATAACCGATAAAAAAGAATTGTATAACGCCGTAAAATGGGCTATAGATTCGGGATATAGAAAATTTGACACGGCTCAATTCTATGATAACGAAAGAGAGCTTGGAGAAGCTATAAGAAAAACTGGAATCGATAGAGAGAAAGTTTTTATAACTACTAAAATATGGAATACAAATCAAGGATATAAATCTACTAGAGAATCTTTTGAAGAGAGTCTAAAAAAATTAAATATGGATTATGTCGATTTGCTTTTAATTCATTGGCCAGGACAGAAAAAAGAAAGATATTTAGACACTTGGCGAGCTTTAGAAAATATATATCAAATCAAAAAAGCGAGAGCAATCGGAGTGAGCAATTTTGAAATAAAACATTTAAACGATATATTTGCTAATTGCGTAATCGCTCCCGTAATCAATCAAATAGAAAGGCATCCGAACTTAAACAGAAAAGAATTAATAGAGTTTTGCAAAAGCCATAATATGAATATCGAAGCTTGGTCGCCTCTTGCAAGAGGAAAACTCATAGATAATAAAACATTGGAAAGTATAGCCGAAAAATATAATAAAACGGTAGCTCAAATAATATTAAGATGGAATATAGAAAATAAAATAGTGGTAATTCCAAAATCTATTACAAAAGAAAGAATAGAAGAAAATATAGATATATTCGATTTTAGTTTGGAAGAGGAAGATATAAAAAAAATAGACTCTATGAATAATAATAAAAGAACGGGATTTGACCCTATGGAGTTTGATTTTTAA
- the thrC gene encoding threonine synthase, translating to MKAWKGLLKEYKSYLPITDKTPLISLNEGNTPLIKAEKIGKKLGGIELYFKYDGLNPTGSFKDRGMVMAVAKALEEGSKAIMCASTGNTSASAAAYAARSNIQCIVLIPDGNIALGKLAQALMYGAKVIAINGNFDEALKSVIEITNNYPITLVNSINPYRLQGQKTSAFEICDILGKAPDYLAIPVGNAGNISAYWMGFKEYKDKNIVSNLPKMIGFEAEGSAAIVKNKIIENPQTLATAIKIGNPASWKLAVNAANESKGFIDSVTDDEILEAYSMLAKEEGIFAEPASAASLAGIIKTYKNGKLKKGDIIVSVLTGNGLKDPDNAIKISNAPIKVENNIEEIRKVIGL from the coding sequence ATGAAAGCATGGAAAGGATTACTCAAAGAATATAAATCTTATTTACCGATAACCGATAAAACTCCGCTTATAAGTTTAAATGAAGGAAATACGCCTTTAATAAAAGCCGAAAAAATAGGAAAAAAACTTGGAGGAATAGAATTATATTTTAAATATGATGGATTAAATCCAACAGGTTCTTTTAAGGATAGAGGAATGGTAATGGCAGTAGCTAAAGCTTTGGAAGAAGGCTCTAAAGCTATAATGTGCGCTTCTACAGGAAATACTTCGGCATCGGCAGCAGCATACGCCGCAAGGAGCAATATTCAATGCATAGTTCTTATTCCCGATGGAAATATCGCTTTAGGAAAATTGGCGCAGGCTTTAATGTATGGCGCTAAAGTTATAGCGATAAACGGAAATTTTGACGAAGCGTTAAAATCGGTTATAGAGATTACGAATAATTATCCTATAACTCTCGTCAATTCCATTAATCCTTACAGACTTCAAGGACAAAAAACTTCAGCTTTTGAAATATGCGATATATTAGGAAAAGCTCCCGATTATTTGGCGATACCTGTTGGAAACGCGGGAAATATATCCGCTTATTGGATGGGTTTTAAAGAATATAAAGATAAAAATATAGTTTCTAATTTGCCTAAAATGATAGGTTTTGAAGCGGAAGGTTCTGCGGCAATCGTTAAAAATAAAATTATAGAAAATCCTCAAACTTTGGCTACAGCGATAAAAATAGGAAATCCTGCAAGTTGGAAATTAGCGGTTAATGCTGCAAACGAATCTAAAGGCTTTATAGATTCTGTAACGGACGATGAAATACTCGAAGCCTATTCTATGCTCGCAAAAGAGGAAGGAATATTTGCAGAACCAGCGTCCGCCGCGTCTTTGGCGGGAATAATTAAAACTTATAAAAATGGCAAATTAAAAAAAGGCGATATTATAGTTTCCGTTCTCACAGGCAACGGCTTGAAGGACCCCGATAACGCGATTAAAATATCAAACGCTCCGATAAAAGTTGAAAATAATATTGAAGAGATAAGAAAAGTTATAGGATTATAA